The proteins below come from a single Archangium lipolyticum genomic window:
- a CDS encoding LysR family transcriptional regulator: protein MDIPWEDVRLFLAVAETGSLSGAARKLRIGQPTVSRRLAALEYSLGAALFRRSVDGASLTSAGERLLAPARKMAEWAGEVGRAVESSDTSPRGLVRITASPYLCADFLAPFAAWLSRTHPGLRLEVLSSIQYLDLNRGEADLALRNRAPTQEGLKGVLTLEFENAVFVSKSLAAKLPREPRLADLPWIAWAPPLDMLPPNPQLEELIPGFSPVFASDNYLVQIAAAEAGLGAVVMARFPHRFARPSSLVPLSIELGPFARSSLHLVCAKSALDIPRVRRVSELLVSELEKVGMGHSRA from the coding sequence ATGGATATCCCCTGGGAAGACGTGCGGCTGTTCCTGGCGGTGGCGGAGACAGGCAGCTTGAGCGGCGCGGCGCGGAAGCTCCGCATCGGTCAGCCCACCGTGAGCCGCCGCCTGGCCGCGTTGGAGTACTCGCTCGGCGCGGCGCTCTTCCGGCGCAGTGTCGATGGGGCCTCGCTCACCAGCGCTGGTGAGCGGCTGCTCGCGCCCGCGAGGAAGATGGCGGAGTGGGCCGGTGAGGTGGGTCGCGCCGTGGAGTCCTCGGACACGTCGCCCCGGGGGCTCGTCCGCATCACGGCGAGTCCCTACCTGTGCGCCGACTTCCTCGCGCCCTTCGCGGCGTGGCTCTCGCGGACACACCCCGGCCTTCGTCTCGAGGTGCTCTCGAGCATCCAGTACCTCGACCTCAACCGGGGAGAGGCGGACCTCGCGCTGCGCAACAGGGCCCCCACCCAGGAAGGCCTCAAGGGGGTGCTGACGCTCGAGTTCGAGAACGCCGTCTTCGTCTCGAAGTCGCTCGCCGCGAAGCTGCCGCGTGAACCGCGCCTCGCCGACCTCCCGTGGATCGCCTGGGCGCCACCGCTCGATATGCTGCCGCCCAATCCGCAGCTCGAGGAGCTCATTCCCGGGTTCTCCCCGGTGTTCGCCTCGGACAACTACCTCGTCCAGATCGCCGCGGCCGAGGCCGGGCTCGGCGCCGTGGTAATGGCCCGCTTCCCGCACCGCTTCGCCCGCCCATCGTCGCTCGTGCCACTGTCCATCGAGCTCGGCCCCTTCGCGCGCAGCTCGCTCCATCTGGTGTGCGCGAAGTCGGCGCTCGACATCCCCCGCGTGCGCCGGGTCTCGGAGCTCCTCGTGTCCGAGCTCGAGAAGGTGGGGATGGGGCATTCCCGCGCGTGA
- a CDS encoding beta propeller repeat protein encodes MRKFLLVLLFSPCFLCIGVSAFAWVQDTLRDQGIGTGTSVWKPLGPRLEHNRPQIWEKIFIGDHSAFYTQSHYPDDSTTLWRITPTGPRRWSSFPGRISSLASTGGVWFGVMALPGPVGRKDEWSSKLIRSRDEGRTWDELGEVPGPLMLLAVSEQEIWGLGREELYVSKDGGRTVTIVSLPGKRNYSKDRLARGPNGTVWLLEPEGLFRISDQGERWTHEVMPGVELLDGSDGILVGRVAGTLAIRHDAPGAPWIPFNFRNHHVEAFAVSGDTIRVITDSMDPFKDGLDVWYHQSEDGGRTWAHMETDVVFNMALHGREWGVGRDIFGQFYGRVPTH; translated from the coding sequence ATGCGCAAGTTCCTTCTCGTCCTCCTCTTCAGCCCCTGCTTCCTGTGTATCGGTGTCAGCGCATTCGCCTGGGTTCAAGACACTCTTCGCGATCAGGGCATCGGAACCGGCACCAGCGTGTGGAAGCCCCTGGGTCCACGGCTCGAGCACAATCGGCCGCAAATCTGGGAGAAGATCTTCATCGGTGATCACTCCGCGTTCTACACGCAGAGCCATTACCCCGACGATAGCACCACGCTCTGGCGCATCACCCCCACCGGGCCGCGCCGCTGGTCCTCATTCCCAGGCAGGATCTCCTCGTTGGCAAGTACTGGGGGGGTGTGGTTTGGCGTCATGGCTCTGCCGGGCCCTGTGGGCAGGAAGGACGAGTGGAGTAGCAAGCTCATCCGCTCGCGTGACGAGGGTCGCACCTGGGACGAACTCGGCGAGGTTCCCGGCCCGTTGATGCTGCTTGCCGTGTCCGAGCAGGAGATTTGGGGTCTCGGGCGAGAAGAACTCTACGTCAGCAAGGATGGGGGCCGGACGGTCACCATCGTGTCCCTACCGGGGAAGCGCAATTACAGTAAAGATCGGCTCGCGCGCGGTCCGAACGGGACCGTGTGGCTACTCGAGCCCGAGGGACTCTTCCGCATCTCGGACCAGGGAGAGCGCTGGACCCACGAGGTCATGCCGGGCGTCGAGCTGCTGGACGGTAGCGATGGCATTCTCGTCGGGCGTGTGGCCGGAACCCTGGCCATCCGCCACGACGCTCCGGGGGCTCCATGGATACCCTTCAACTTTCGGAATCACCACGTGGAGGCCTTCGCCGTCTCGGGTGACACCATTCGCGTCATCACTGACTCCATGGATCCATTCAAGGATGGATTGGATGTCTGGTATCACCAGAGCGAGGACGGCGGCCGCACCTGGGCTCACATGGAGACCGATGTGGTGTTCAACATGGCCCTCCACGGGCGGGAGTGGGGGGTTGGCAGGGACATCTTCGGCCAGTTCTATGGGCGCGTCCCCACCCATTGA
- a CDS encoding PKD domain-containing protein: MHTLQRKSLHAVLLLSLGWIGCDLFDPDPTDPSPNHAPTLSKVTATPASVDEGASTTLAVTAADRDEDALTYTWTQTPATPAGTFGQETGENRTWTAPAVPANTTFTLQVTVSDGKGGTAEGTVDVAVTNVPTVNRAPTVDAAIPPPSPAIAGDTINLSIGATDPDGDTLTYSWTVSPAGAGTFTNQTAAAAQWRSGDIATATSYTFQVTVSDGHDSVTRSVDVQVAIPSYANDIQPIWNAQCTSCHNSSSGTRGGLNLDAGKSYASIVNTNGAGGFPAGCGATVRVVPNQPDNSLVVKKINGTACGSRMPPSNPAYFDEHPGELTRIRSWILAGAPNN, from the coding sequence ATGCACACGCTTCAGCGGAAGTCGCTCCATGCGGTACTGCTCCTGAGCCTGGGATGGATCGGATGCGATCTGTTCGACCCCGACCCCACGGACCCCAGCCCCAATCACGCCCCCACCCTCTCCAAGGTGACCGCCACGCCTGCCTCGGTCGACGAGGGAGCGAGCACAACCCTGGCGGTGACCGCCGCCGACAGGGACGAGGACGCGCTCACCTATACATGGACGCAGACCCCGGCAACTCCCGCTGGCACCTTCGGCCAGGAGACCGGGGAGAACCGCACGTGGACGGCGCCCGCGGTGCCGGCCAACACGACGTTCACCCTGCAGGTGACGGTCTCGGATGGGAAGGGAGGCACGGCCGAGGGCACGGTGGACGTGGCGGTGACGAACGTTCCCACCGTCAACCGGGCCCCCACGGTGGACGCGGCCATCCCCCCGCCCTCCCCGGCGATCGCGGGAGACACCATCAACCTCTCCATCGGCGCCACCGATCCGGACGGGGACACGCTCACCTACTCCTGGACGGTGAGCCCCGCGGGCGCGGGCACCTTCACGAACCAGACCGCCGCCGCCGCGCAGTGGCGCTCCGGCGACATCGCCACGGCCACCTCCTATACCTTCCAGGTGACGGTGTCCGACGGGCACGACTCGGTGACGCGCTCGGTGGACGTGCAGGTCGCCATTCCCTCCTACGCCAACGACATCCAGCCCATCTGGAATGCGCAGTGCACGAGCTGCCACAACAGCAGCAGCGGCACCCGGGGAGGACTCAACCTGGATGCGGGTAAGTCCTACGCCTCCATCGTCAACACGAACGGTGCCGGCGGGTTCCCCGCCGGCTGCGGCGCGACCGTGCGTGTCGTACCGAACCAGCCCGACAACTCCCTGGTGGTGAAGAAGATCAACGGCACCGCCTGCGGCAGCAGGATGCCACCGAGCAACCCGGCCTACTTCGATGAGCACCCCGGCGAGCTCACCCGTATCCGCTCCTGGATTCTCGCTGGCGCGCCCAACAACTGA
- a CDS encoding MBL fold metallo-hydrolase, producing MRTTKGPVLLTGDASHTRWGWEHDVEPGTFSADIPRSAESFKRLRQLATEHPALDVRFGHQH from the coding sequence GTGCGCACGACGAAGGGCCCGGTGCTGCTCACGGGTGACGCGAGCCACACCCGCTGGGGCTGGGAGCACGACGTGGAGCCGGGCACCTTCTCCGCCGACATCCCCAGGAGCGCCGAGAGCTTCAAGCGCCTGCGCCAGCTCGCCACCGAGCACCCGGCCCTCGACGTGCGCTTCGGCCACCAGCACTGA
- a CDS encoding N-acetylmuramoyl-L-alanine amidase: MSPRLAPLLLALLLPLAAQAKRDPAEAAYQEARRSYYTLKDDAARRKLRHHWLKVAHQFESVYSRFPKSQRAPEALYTAAELLNDLSRISFVPEDQQAAIADYSRVVESHPRHRLADDAAYMLARIYFEQLDQPESARRVLNGILAANPKGDRAKDLKALLALLPAPKTPAPVRKAPARAPEPPPAPEPRPAVASAEPPKPAPAEKQPPVEKQPVDKQAPAEQVPVIHVELSKPAEPEPTKVAQAPQPAPVPESKPVVEPAKPVTAPVDEKMAQARLKAVAKASNGTELTLAEQLGLKVRRVVIDAGHGGHDTGAIGRKGTREKDVTLAIARKLANELRNRGLEVMLTREDDHYLKLEERARMANEMKGDLFISIHCNSAHTSKLRGIETYTLNTSADRYSIRLAARENASSEKGISDLQFILADLATKANTEESTRLATRVQKNLVSHLSSSYSGVKDLGTKEALFYVLLGAKMPAILVEASFLSNSEEEQRLASEKYQDDVAQAIAHGVEDFLGGRQVAKVQVN; this comes from the coding sequence ATGAGCCCACGCCTCGCCCCGCTGCTGCTGGCCCTGCTGCTGCCGCTCGCCGCCCAGGCGAAGCGCGATCCGGCCGAGGCCGCCTACCAGGAGGCGCGTCGATCCTACTACACCCTCAAGGACGACGCGGCCCGGCGCAAGCTGCGCCACCACTGGCTCAAGGTGGCGCACCAGTTCGAGTCCGTGTACAGCCGCTTTCCCAAGAGCCAGCGGGCTCCGGAGGCCCTCTACACGGCCGCGGAGCTGCTCAACGATCTGAGCCGCATCTCCTTCGTCCCCGAGGATCAGCAGGCGGCGATCGCCGACTACTCGCGCGTGGTGGAGTCCCACCCGAGGCACCGGCTCGCGGACGACGCGGCCTACATGCTCGCGCGCATCTACTTCGAGCAGTTGGATCAGCCCGAGTCCGCGCGCCGCGTCCTCAACGGCATCCTCGCGGCCAACCCGAAGGGAGATCGCGCCAAGGACTTGAAGGCGCTGCTGGCCCTGCTGCCCGCGCCGAAGACTCCCGCGCCCGTGCGCAAGGCACCGGCTCGCGCTCCGGAGCCGCCGCCCGCTCCCGAGCCCAGGCCCGCCGTCGCCTCGGCCGAGCCCCCCAAGCCGGCCCCGGCCGAGAAGCAGCCCCCGGTCGAGAAGCAGCCGGTCGACAAGCAGGCCCCCGCGGAGCAGGTGCCGGTGATCCACGTCGAGCTGTCCAAGCCAGCCGAGCCGGAGCCCACCAAGGTGGCCCAGGCTCCGCAGCCGGCTCCCGTTCCGGAGTCGAAGCCGGTGGTGGAGCCCGCGAAGCCGGTGACGGCCCCGGTGGACGAGAAGATGGCGCAGGCCCGCCTCAAGGCCGTGGCGAAGGCGTCCAACGGCACCGAGCTGACGCTGGCGGAGCAGCTCGGGCTGAAGGTGCGCCGGGTGGTCATCGACGCGGGCCACGGCGGACACGACACCGGCGCCATCGGCCGCAAGGGCACCCGGGAGAAGGACGTGACGCTGGCCATCGCGCGCAAGCTGGCGAACGAGCTGCGCAACCGGGGCCTGGAGGTGATGCTCACCCGCGAGGACGACCACTACCTGAAGCTGGAGGAGCGCGCGCGCATGGCCAACGAGATGAAGGGCGACCTGTTCATCTCCATCCACTGCAACTCGGCGCACACCTCGAAGCTGCGGGGCATCGAGACGTACACGCTCAACACCTCGGCGGACCGCTACTCCATCCGCCTGGCGGCGCGCGAGAACGCCTCCTCGGAGAAGGGCATCAGCGACCTGCAGTTCATCCTCGCGGACCTGGCCACCAAGGCCAACACCGAGGAGTCCACGCGGCTGGCCACCCGGGTGCAGAAGAACCTCGTGAGCCACCTGTCCAGCAGCTACTCCGGCGTGAAGGATCTGGGCACCAAGGAGGCGCTCTTCTACGTGCTGCTCGGCGCGAAGATGCCGGCCATCCTCGTGGAGGCCTCCTTCCTGTCCAACTCCGAGGAGGAGCAGCGGCTGGCCTCGGAGAAGTACCAGGACGACGTGGCCCAGGCCATCGCCCACGGCGTGGAGGACTTCCTCGGCGGCCGTCAGGTCGCCAAGGTGCAGGTGAATTGA
- a CDS encoding YccF domain-containing protein, which produces MRLLLNLLWAILGGGIVICLEYLIGGLLLCLTIVGIPFGVQCFKLAGLALFPFGKEIVEAPGSNPIGCVLNVFWLVVAGVWIFLSHLALALPLAVSIIGIPFAIQHVKLAMMALTPFGKSTRET; this is translated from the coding sequence ATGCGACTGCTCTTGAACCTCCTGTGGGCCATCCTCGGCGGTGGAATCGTCATCTGCCTCGAGTACCTGATCGGTGGCCTCCTGCTGTGCCTCACGATCGTCGGCATTCCCTTCGGGGTGCAGTGCTTCAAGCTCGCCGGGCTGGCGCTGTTTCCCTTCGGAAAGGAGATCGTCGAAGCGCCGGGGAGCAACCCCATCGGCTGCGTGCTGAACGTCTTCTGGCTCGTGGTCGCCGGAGTGTGGATCTTCCTGAGCCACCTCGCGCTCGCCCTGCCACTCGCCGTGTCGATCATCGGTATCCCTTTCGCCATCCAGCACGTGAAGCTGGCGATGATGGCCCTCACGCCCTTCGGAAAGAGCACGCGCGAGACGTGA
- a CDS encoding DUF2378 family protein: MKRGVAGKQPVGLGAEPELKRSLALATPADSVRGMFFRSVLEVVRALGDEAAVERCAEACGGRRFVDFTCYPTASFLRLLWSAADLLRDGYGSFEGALRALGRRGATDFLSSSTGRPLQALLMGNPKRLLESLPMAYAVASANGGRCSVTLGARDNALVVLDRDFLPREYVEGALATALEVVGTREPRVRGRPTGPLSIEYTVTWG; this comes from the coding sequence ATGAAGCGTGGTGTCGCCGGAAAGCAACCGGTAGGGCTTGGAGCCGAACCGGAGCTGAAGCGGAGTCTGGCGCTGGCCACCCCGGCGGACAGCGTGCGGGGCATGTTCTTCCGCAGCGTGTTGGAGGTGGTGCGGGCGCTGGGAGACGAAGCAGCCGTGGAGCGCTGCGCGGAGGCGTGCGGCGGGCGCCGGTTCGTGGACTTCACCTGCTACCCGACGGCTTCCTTCCTGCGGCTGCTGTGGTCGGCGGCGGATCTGCTGAGGGACGGGTACGGGAGCTTCGAGGGAGCCCTGCGGGCGCTGGGACGCCGGGGCGCGACGGACTTCCTGTCCTCCTCGACGGGCAGGCCGTTGCAGGCGTTGCTGATGGGCAACCCGAAGCGGCTGCTGGAGAGCCTGCCCATGGCGTACGCGGTGGCCTCGGCCAATGGCGGGCGGTGCTCGGTGACGCTCGGGGCGCGGGACAATGCGCTCGTCGTCCTGGATCGCGACTTCCTCCCCCGCGAGTACGTGGAGGGGGCACTGGCGACGGCGCTCGAGGTGGTGGGGACGCGTGAGCCGCGGGTTCGGGGACGGCCGACGGGGCCACTCTCCATCGAGTACACGGTGACCTGGGGGTAG
- a CDS encoding DUF3592 domain-containing protein, whose product MQLAIPQAPRSVPLSKVPGAIPRLVRVGGVGLAVMAALGVGASLLGRFVVEEQAFLSRAEELEGQVAAMTLPPRDEREGAEARLEVIYAVGKVQYSASGVRTRAEYAEGLGPGARVRLLVDPQVPDRPREADYVRSRARTLGLVPWGLALGGLVAVGLFGRELRRTLRAELEPLRKGMLVWLTPEGPLPEARREVLFPASYWKQDQKHAVRARLRPGGAPVRNGEKVLAAVLSSLPGEARVIDEALARALGWVR is encoded by the coding sequence ATGCAGCTCGCCATCCCCCAGGCCCCCCGGAGTGTCCCCCTGTCGAAAGTGCCCGGTGCCATCCCCCGGCTCGTCCGGGTGGGGGGGGTGGGGCTCGCGGTGATGGCGGCGCTCGGCGTGGGGGCGTCGCTCCTGGGCCGCTTCGTGGTGGAGGAGCAGGCCTTCCTCTCGCGGGCCGAGGAGCTGGAGGGCCAGGTGGCGGCGATGACGCTCCCGCCTCGGGACGAGCGCGAGGGCGCCGAGGCGAGGCTCGAGGTCATCTACGCCGTGGGGAAGGTGCAGTACTCGGCCAGCGGGGTGCGTACCCGGGCCGAGTATGCCGAGGGCCTGGGCCCCGGGGCCCGCGTGCGGTTGCTGGTGGATCCCCAGGTGCCGGACAGGCCGCGCGAGGCGGATTACGTGCGCTCGCGGGCGAGGACGCTGGGGCTGGTGCCGTGGGGGCTCGCGCTCGGAGGGCTCGTGGCGGTGGGCCTCTTCGGCCGGGAGCTGCGGCGGACGCTGCGCGCGGAGCTGGAGCCACTGCGCAAGGGGATGTTGGTGTGGTTGACCCCGGAGGGCCCGCTGCCCGAGGCCCGCCGGGAGGTGCTCTTCCCAGCCAGCTACTGGAAGCAGGACCAGAAGCACGCGGTGCGCGCGCGCCTGCGCCCGGGCGGGGCTCCGGTGCGCAACGGGGAGAAGGTGCTGGCGGCGGTGCTGTCCTCGCTGCCCGGCGAGGCCCGTGTCATCGACGAGGCGCTGGCCCGGGCGCTGGGGTGGGTGCGCTGA
- a CDS encoding 2OG-Fe(II) oxygenase, protein MGTPAQVLSKRPFIQTMSAVLSETECEEMRQRIESLGPAPAPITTLRGFVMRPDIRNNERVMFDDVALAAELFERVRHCVPPVLGRWRAVGTNERFRCYRYQPGQFFAPHFDGAFIRSPVERSMLTLLVYLNGDCEGGETRFLDLEQEVIPARGMGLLFDHAVLHEGAVVRGGTKYVLRTDVMYQRDP, encoded by the coding sequence ATGGGTACACCCGCGCAGGTGCTGTCGAAGCGGCCATTCATCCAGACGATGTCGGCCGTGCTCTCCGAAACGGAGTGCGAGGAGATGAGACAGCGCATCGAGTCACTGGGACCGGCCCCGGCGCCGATCACCACGCTCCGGGGCTTCGTGATGCGCCCGGACATCCGCAACAACGAGCGGGTGATGTTCGACGACGTGGCGCTGGCGGCGGAGCTCTTCGAGCGCGTGCGCCACTGCGTACCGCCGGTGCTGGGCCGCTGGAGGGCGGTGGGAACCAACGAGCGTTTCCGCTGCTACCGCTACCAACCGGGGCAGTTCTTCGCGCCGCACTTCGATGGGGCCTTCATCCGCTCGCCCGTGGAGCGGAGCATGCTCACCCTGCTCGTCTACCTCAATGGGGACTGCGAGGGCGGAGAGACGCGGTTCCTCGACCTGGAGCAGGAGGTCATCCCGGCCCGGGGCATGGGACTGCTGTTCGACCACGCGGTCCTGCACGAGGGCGCGGTGGTTCGAGGCGGAACCAAGTACGTGCTACGGACCGACGTGATGTACCAGCGCGACCCGTGA
- a CDS encoding SAM-dependent methyltransferase, with the protein MDAPVSFRLKPKDPSLNARYAAGKVPMTTLIEDYIHERLDIEGDFRTFIRERHTVADYKFVADHFKFLITNFLPEVLVHSQEQDVRIGREHYDRGNDFFGWFLGPRMIYTSGFFTDTNQSLEDAQDQKMRLVCEKLQMKKGERYLDIGCGWGTLVATAARDYGVDATGITIAQKGAAYGTEQIARMGVADRARILTLDYRDIPPGPYDKISCLEMAEHVGVRKFQSFMEQVYGMLADDGLFYLQIAGLRAKKGTLGFHFEDLVWGLFMNKYIFPGADASMPLSFVVSNMEAAGFEIHSVENVGIHYSLTISRWYDNWMTHREEIVKVYGEWWFRLWQMFLGWSVEIAAQGSSTCFQVVANKNLDGFNRRRWLGAVNLGERDLKK; encoded by the coding sequence ATGGATGCACCTGTTTCGTTCCGTCTCAAGCCGAAAGACCCGTCCCTGAACGCGCGCTATGCCGCTGGAAAGGTCCCGATGACCACGCTCATCGAGGACTACATCCACGAGCGCCTTGACATCGAAGGGGACTTCCGCACCTTCATCCGCGAGCGCCACACCGTGGCCGACTACAAGTTCGTCGCGGACCACTTCAAGTTCCTCATCACCAACTTCCTGCCCGAGGTGCTGGTCCACTCGCAGGAGCAGGATGTCCGCATCGGCCGCGAGCACTACGATCGCGGCAACGACTTCTTCGGCTGGTTCCTCGGGCCGAGGATGATCTACACGTCGGGCTTCTTCACCGACACCAACCAGAGTCTCGAGGACGCGCAGGACCAGAAGATGCGCCTGGTCTGCGAGAAGCTGCAGATGAAGAAGGGGGAGCGCTACCTGGACATCGGCTGCGGCTGGGGAACGCTCGTGGCCACCGCCGCCAGGGACTACGGTGTCGACGCGACGGGCATCACCATCGCGCAGAAGGGGGCCGCGTACGGCACGGAGCAGATCGCCCGCATGGGCGTGGCCGATCGCGCCCGCATCCTCACCCTGGATTATCGCGACATCCCCCCCGGCCCCTACGACAAGATCTCCTGCCTGGAGATGGCCGAGCACGTCGGCGTGAGGAAGTTCCAGTCCTTCATGGAGCAGGTCTACGGCATGCTCGCCGATGACGGCCTCTTCTACCTGCAGATCGCCGGGCTGCGCGCCAAGAAGGGCACCCTGGGCTTCCACTTCGAGGATCTCGTGTGGGGCCTGTTCATGAACAAGTACATCTTCCCGGGCGCCGACGCCTCGATGCCGCTCTCCTTCGTGGTCAGCAACATGGAGGCCGCGGGCTTCGAAATCCACAGCGTGGAGAACGTGGGCATCCACTACTCGCTCACCATCTCCCGCTGGTACGACAACTGGATGACCCACCGCGAGGAGATCGTGAAGGTCTACGGCGAGTGGTGGTTCCGCCTCTGGCAGATGTTCCTCGGCTGGTCCGTGGAGATCGCCGCCCAGGGCTCGTCGACCTGCTTCCAGGTCGTCGCCAACAAGAACCTCGATGGCTTCAACCGCCGGCGGTGGCTCGGCGCCGTGAACCTCGGCGAGCGCGATCTGAAGAAGTAG
- a CDS encoding MBL fold metallo-hydrolase encodes MPMRILRDWKVDRSGLINLAHPRAKEAGLADGPEDIQVYFHVLRHPEHGTFIVDTGVEKALRDEPGKAAVSGMVASVMKTETMKIHEPLGDWLAKQEKPLQGVFLTHLHTDHIMGMADVPAGTAVYAGPGETSARALLNAFTQGSTDRALQGKAALNEWAYQADEAGRFAGVLDIFGDGSVWALWVPGPYAGQHRVRRAHDEGPGAAHG; translated from the coding sequence ATGCCCATGAGAATCCTGCGCGACTGGAAGGTGGACCGGAGCGGCCTCATCAACCTCGCTCACCCGCGAGCGAAGGAGGCGGGCCTCGCCGACGGTCCGGAGGACATCCAGGTGTACTTCCACGTGCTGAGGCACCCGGAGCACGGCACGTTCATCGTCGACACCGGCGTGGAGAAGGCGCTGCGCGACGAGCCCGGGAAGGCCGCTGTGAGTGGCATGGTGGCCTCGGTCATGAAGACCGAAACGATGAAGATCCACGAGCCCCTCGGGGACTGGCTGGCGAAGCAGGAGAAGCCGCTCCAGGGCGTGTTCCTCACGCACCTGCACACGGATCACATCATGGGGATGGCGGACGTCCCCGCGGGTACCGCTGTCTACGCGGGCCCGGGTGAGACCTCCGCCCGAGCGCTCCTCAACGCCTTCACGCAAGGCAGCACGGACCGTGCGCTCCAGGGGAAGGCGGCCCTCAACGAGTGGGCCTACCAGGCCGATGAGGCCGGCCGCTTCGCCGGAGTGCTCGACATCTTCGGGGACGGCTCGGTCTGGGCGCTCTGGGTGCCCGGGCCATACGCCGGGCAGCACCGCGTACGTCGTGCGCACGACGAAGGGCCCGGTGCTGCTCACGGGTGA